The proteins below come from a single Eucalyptus grandis isolate ANBG69807.140 chromosome 3, ASM1654582v1, whole genome shotgun sequence genomic window:
- the LOC108958143 gene encoding disease resistance protein RPP4-like isoform X2 has protein sequence MDGDQSLILLSRHAFRRNSPPSEFKDLAHEVVSTTGGLPLSLEVLGSLLCGKRPTQWRGKSFARKTSRSLGTVAGYGNPRKSKKCWREIREQKDRGHLS, from the exons ATGGATGGTGATCAATCTTTGATTCTGCTtagtagacatgcatttcgTAGGAACTCTCCTCCAAGTGAATTTAAGGACCTCGCACATGAAGTTGTATCCACCACTGGAGGCCTTCCCTTATCTCTTGAGGTTTTAGGTTCATTGTTGTGTGGAAAGAGGCCAACGCAATGGAGAG GGAAATCGTTCGCGAGGAAAACCAGCAGGAGCCTTGGTACCGTAGCAGGTTATGGGAATCCAAGGAAATCCAAAAAGTGCTGGAGGGAAATAAG GGAACAAAAAGATCGTGGCCATTTATCTTAA
- the LOC108958143 gene encoding disease resistance protein RUN1-like isoform X1, with translation MDGDQSLILLSRHAFRRNSPPSEFKDLAHEVVSTTGGLPLSLEVLGSLLCGKRPTQWRGTIKKLKKVPNRKVLEKLRISYDVLENGQKEIFLDIACFFIGTDERIASYMWDACEFFPEEAIEVLRFMSLIKVGVNHELIMHDQLRDLGREIVREENQQEPWYRSRLWESKEIQKVLEGNKGTKRSWPFILTKAALKTLARHLNMLAISLQANNSRI, from the exons ATGGATGGTGATCAATCTTTGATTCTGCTtagtagacatgcatttcgTAGGAACTCTCCTCCAAGTGAATTTAAGGACCTCGCACATGAAGTTGTATCCACCACTGGAGGCCTTCCCTTATCTCTTGAGGTTTTAGGTTCATTGTTGTGTGGAAAGAGGCCAACGCAATGGAGAGGTACgataaagaagttgaaaaaagttCCAAATAGGAAAGTGCTAGAAAAGTTAAGGATTAGTTATGATGTATTAGAAAATggacaaaaagaaatatttttggatatcgCTTGTTTTTTCATTGGCACCGACGAAAGAATTGCATCTTACATGTGGGATGCCTGTGAATTTTTTCCAGAGGAGGCAATTGAAGTATTAAGATTTATGTCATTAATAAAAGTTGGAGTTAATCATGAGCTCATAATGCATGACCAATTGCGAGATCTTGGTAGGGAAATCGTTCGCGAGGAAAACCAGCAGGAGCCTTGGTACCGTAGCAGGTTATGGGAATCCAAGGAAATCCAAAAAGTGCTGGAGGGAAATAAG GGAACAAAAAGATCGTGGCCATTTATCTTAACAAAGGCAGCTCTTAAGACTTTGGCGAGACACCTGAACATGCTGGCAATATCCTTACAAGCGAACAATTCAAGAATTTAA
- the LOC104437089 gene encoding putative adenylate cyclase regulatory protein, which produces MSETESIRSLSSLPRPHFHGYRRLQLLLELPSSLTCLSITCQSRRLPSLSHLNHLKELRLLDCEYLECIWELQSTLLQHSECSQQTDVEESELQKSPYDPFKLEILEIRGCKFMKTLDVSQSNHLRTLSAEGCDNILEVRGLDKLKYLESLGITGCTSIKKLDLPNSEGMKKIHAEDCENLVKIKGLDRLKFLKVLYISKCPSIERLKLSNSEGMKKLQAEYCKNLVEIQGLDKLEFLEELHISRCASIELLYLPVSKGLKILNVKNCEKLIEIQGVDGLEFLKMLCIFGCTSIERLNLPKSEGLKILNAKNCENLVEIQGFDRIEFLEELYISRCASIERVDLSKSKGIKKLHAEYCRKLVEIRGLDLLESLEDLNIFQCASIGRLGLPKSEGMKKLHAEYCENLVEIQGLDRLEFLEELYISQCTSIEMLNLPKSKGLKILDAENCKNLVEIQGLDRLEFFKKLCISGCTSIERLDLPKSKSMMTLFAKNCEDLVEIQGLDRLEFLELLYISRCASLERLDLAKSKGLRKLVVKNCRNLVEIQGLDRMKFLEELYIFECASIERLDLPKFEGLPENWEELVEIHHLGKLELLKGLLKGLLPSHSHPLLAPLKFEGMKTLCAKNCKSLVKIQGLDKLEFLELLYISQCASIERLDLPKFEQLKILNAEDCENLVEIQGIDRLKFLEGLYISGVLQLNDGPSKFRES; this is translated from the coding sequence ATGTCAGAAACAGAAAGCATCCGTAGTCTTTCTTCCCTACCACGCCCTCATTTTCATGGTTACCGAAGGCTCCAATTGCTACTGGAGCTTCCTTCTAGCTTAACATGTTTGAGCATCACCTGTCAAAGTCGCAGATTGCCTTCACTTTCCCACCTAAACCATCTCAAGGAACTACGACTTCTTGACTGTGAATATCTCGAGTGCATCTGGGAACTTCAATCGACGCTATTGCAACATTCAGAATGCTCCCAACAGACAGATGTTGAAGAATCAGAATTACAAAAATCCCCTTACGATCCCTTCAAGTTGGAAATCTTAGAAATACGTGGCTGCAAATTTATGAAAACACTGGATGTTTCCCAATCAAACCATCTGAGGACATTATCAGCCGAGGGTTGCGATAATATACTTGAAGTTCGAGGTCTtgacaaattgaaatatttggaAAGCTTGGGCATCACAGGGTGTACTTCAATCAAAAAGCTGGACCTTCCAAATTCTGAAGGCATGAAAAAAATACATGCTGAAGATTGTGAAAACTTAGTAAAAATTAAAGGTCTTGATAGGCTGAAATTCTTGAAAGTGTTATATATTTCTAAGTGTCCGTCAATCGAAAGGCTGAAGCTTTCAAATTCTGAGGGCATGAAGAAATTACAAGCTGAATATTGCAAAAATTTAGTGGAAATTCAAGGCCTCGATAAGTTGGAGTTCTTAGAAGAGTTACATATCTCTCGTTGTGCTTCAATTGAATTGCTGTACCTTCCAGTATCCAAGGGTCTGAAGATATTAAATGTTAAAAATTGTGAAAAGTTAATCGAAATTCAAGGGGTTGATGGATTGGAGTTCTTGAAAATGCTATGTATCTTTGGGTGCACTTCAATTGAACGGCTGAACCTTCCAAAATCTGAAGGCCTGAAGATATTAAATGCTAAAAATTGTGAGAACTTGGTCGAAATTCAAGGTTTCGATAGGATTGAGTTCTTGGAAGAGCTATATATCTCTCGGTGCGCTTCAATTGAAAGGGTAGACCTTTCAAAATCCAAAGGCATAAAGAAATTGCATGCTGAATATTGCAGAAAGTTAGTCGAAATTCGAGGCCTTGATTTGTTGGAGTCCTTGGAAGATTTAAATATCTTTCAATGCGCTTCAATTGGAAGGCTTGGACTTCCAAAATCTGAGGGCATGAAGAAACTGCATGCTGAATATTGCGAAAACCTGgtcgaaattcaaggccttgatAGGTTGGAGTTCTTGGAAGAACTATATATTTCTCAATGCACTTCAATTGAAATGTTGAACCTTCCAAAATCTAAGGGTCTAAAAATATTAGATgctgaaaattgcaaaaacttagtcgaaattcaaggccttgatAGATTGGAGTTCTTTAAAAAGCTGTGTATTTCTGGGTGCACTTCAATTGAAAGgctagaccttccaaaatcCAAGAGCATGATGACATTATTTGCTAAAAATTGTGAAGATTTAGTCGAAATTCAAGGTCTTGATAGGTTGGAGTTCTTGGAACTCCTATATATATCTCGGTGTGCTTCACTTGAAAGGTTGGACCTTGCGAAATCCAAGGGCTTGAGGAAATTAGTTGTTAAAAATTGCAGAAACTTAGTCGAAATTCAGGGCCTTGATAGGATGAAGTTCTTGGAAGAGCTATATATCTTTGAGTGCGCTTCTATTGAAAGGCTAGATCTTCCAAAATTTGAGGGCCTACCTGAAAATTGGGAAGAGTTAGTTGAAATTCACCACCTTGGGAAATTGGAGTTGTTGAAGGGGTTGTTGAAGGGGTTGTTGCCTTCCCATAGTCATCCACTGCTGGCCCCTCTAAAATTCGAGGGCATGAAGACATTATGTgctaaaaattgcaaaagcCTAGTCAAAATTCAAGGCCTCGATAAGTTGGAGTTCTTGGAACTGCTATATATATCTCAATGTGCCTCAATCGAAAGGCTTGACCTTCCAAAATTTGAGCAGTTGAAGATATTAAATGCTGAAGATTGTGAAAACTTAGTCGAAATTCAAGGCATTGATAGGTTGAAATTCTTGGAAGGGCTGTATATCTCGGGTGTGCTTCAATTAAACGACGGACCTTCCAAATTCCGAGAGTCTTGA